ATTGATGTCGAAATCAAGGCTGTTGAAGCCGTCCCTCAAGTAATAAAGATTATCAAGAGGTTTGATGCGGTTGAGAGAACAATGTTCTCCTCTTTTCATCATGATTGTTTGCTTGCATTCACCCAGGAGTTCTTCGGTAGACCAATGATTGCACCAATAATAGACAAAGAGATCCGCCAAGTCGGCGGCGAAGAGTATCTGGCGGGCGTCATAAAGAAGTATAAGCCCTACTCAGTAAATCTCAACAAGGATCTCTTCGAATATTTGGGACTGGAAAAGGGCCTAGCCATGTTGCGGAAGGTGCGTGAAAGCGGAACCAGAATTTCTCTCTGGACGCTGAACGATCAGAATTTGCTCCTCAAGGTCAGGGAAGTCTGCGACTTTTTGATTACCGACTGTTCCGATAAGATGATGGAGGTATTATGAAGCAAACTATACGCAAAAGCTTTGTTGTCAGCTTTCTAGTCTTAACATCACTTGCTATGCTTTTTGTATCCTCTTGCGGAGAGAAGACAGTCCAGCCCGAAGAGCAAATCTCGCTTTCTCGGGAAGAGATTCTCGCTCTTTCGGGAATCGAGGAGAGCGAGATCGATTTCAGCAAGGTCAAGCTCGACGTTTCAGGAAAGCCTCAGCTTTCTATTGCAGTCTACGACGGGGAAGGGAGAGAGATCTTTTCAAAGGATTTCCCTCCAAGTGAAGTTAAGGGAGGCTACGTTACGATTGCTGTGATCAAATC
This Mesotoga infera DNA region includes the following protein-coding sequences:
- a CDS encoding glycerophosphodiester phosphodiesterase; its protein translation is SETTLAELDKMDLIGFDSLTTLETVYKELPEETFIDVEIKAVEAVPQVIKIIKRFDAVERTMFSSFHHDCLLAFTQEFFGRPMIAPIIDKEIRQVGGEEYLAGVIKKYKPYSVNLNKDLFEYLGLEKGLAMLRKVRESGTRISLWTLNDQNLLLKVREVCDFLITDCSDKMMEVL